The window CTCGACGAGTATGAGACCTGCTTGTTCCTTGTGATGAAGATGCTTTCCGTCACCGATCGACAGGAGATCATCGTCGAACAGGTGAGTCTGGTCCTCGGACGGAATTTTGTGCTGTCCTTCCAGGAGAACGGCACCGATGTCTTTAAGCCGGTGCGGGATCGTCTTCGTGGGGGCAAGGGACGCTTGCGGCAATCCAGGGCCGATTATCTGCTGTATGCATTGGTCGACGCGATCGTGGATCAATACTTTGCCGTGCTGGAGGCTCTAGGCGAGAAGATCGAAGCGCTGCAAGATCTGGTGGTCAGCGATCCTAAGCCAGAGACGCTGCGCCAGATTCACGCCCTCAAACGGCAGTTGCTCTTTCTGCGGAGGGCGGTGTGGCCACTTCGTGAAGCGACAAACAATCTCTCCCGATCGGAGTCCCCCTTCTTGCAGGAGTCGACCAAGGTATTCTTCCGCGATGTGTACGATCATGTGGTGCAGATTGTGGATACCATCGAGACGCTTCGCGAAATGGTCTCAGCCAGTCTCGACATCTATCTGTCGAGCATCAGTTATCGGCTGAACGCCGTAATGAAGGTGTTGACGATCATTACGACAATTTTCATGCCGCTGACCTTCATCGTCGGTATCTACGGGATGAATTTCGAGCATATGCCGGAATTACAATGGGAGTGGGGCTATCCCGCCGTCTTGGGCGTGATGGCCTTGGTAGGAGCGGGAATGTTGCTTGTCTTCAGAAAAAAACGATGGTTGTGAGGGGCGGGAGAAACGTTACTCCTGGACCTCGACACGGTCGACGAAGTAGGCGGTCTCTCCGAAGCAGCTCGTCGGTAGGTACCGGTGCTCTTTATAGTGCAGCACCAGCCGTTTCCCCATCACCTGCGAGAGTTGTGATGCGACTTTGTCATCCCAGACGGTGAACTCCCAGAGCACTGGCGCGAGTCCTGGCACGGTAGTCATCGCCAATTCGCCCTCGTGGGTCTTGCAGACCCACCCCTTGTGGGAAAATTTCTGAATATAGCCAGCTCGACTGCCGTCGGAGTAGCTGTAGTTGAAGGCGATGAGCAGATAGGCCGCGCCCAAGAATAGGAGCAACAGAAACAGCTTCGGGCGCCAGAGCCACGTCATCATGCGCGTCCCGGTTGCGGGCGAAGGTCCGTGAAGAGCCAGGGCGCCTCGGTCTTCCGTCGGGTTTCGTAGGACACGATGCTGGCCTCGTGCTGCAACGTCAAGCCGATGGAATCGAGGCCCCGATAGAGGCAATCTTTCCGGAAGGGATCGATCTCGAAGCGATAGCTGGCGCCGCTCGGGGTCGTCACCGTCTGCTTTTCCAGGTCCACTGTCAGCTGGTAGCCGGGCGTCGCGAGCACGTCTTTCATCGTCGCCAGCACCTCGTCGGCCTTCAGGACGATGGGCAGAATGCCGTTCTGGAAGCAGTTGTTGTAGAAGATATCGGCAAAGCTCGAGGCGATGACGCAGCGGAAGCCCTGATCGAGGAGCGCCCAGGGGGCATGTTCGCGCGACGAGCCGCACCCGAAGTTATCGCGCGTGAGGAGAATCGTCGCGCTCTGGAAGCGGGGTTGATTCAAAAAGAACATCGGGTCCTGCGACCCGTCCTTCTGTTTGCGCCAATCGTAGAACAGCCCTTCGCGGAGTCCGGTCCGTTTGATCGTTTTCAAAAACTGCTTCGGGATGATCTGATCGGTATCGACATTGACGCGGTCCAGCGGCGCGACCAGACCTGTCAGGATGGTAAATGCTTGCATAGGTCCTCTATTTCCAGGTTCGGATATCGACGAAGTGCCCCTCGACGGCGGCTGCGACAGCCATGGCCGGAGAGACGAGATGGGTGCGGCCGCCAGCCCCCTGGCGTCCTTCGAAATTTCGATTGCTGGTCGAGGCGCAGCGCTCGCCTGGTTGAAGTACGTCGGCATTCATGGCCAGGCACATACTGCAGCCGGCTTCCCGCCACTCGAATCCCGCGTCCTTGAAGAGGCGGTCGAGCCCTTCCTGTTCGGCCTGTTGCTTCACCAGACCGGAGCCTGGCACCACCATCGCCCGCACACCAGTGGCGACGCTCTTGCCCCTGGCCAAGTTGGCCGCCAGGCGGAGGTCTTCGATGCGTGAGTTGGTGCAGGATCCGATGAACACCGTATCGATCTTGATATCGGTGATGGGCATATTCGGGATGAGGCCCATATATTCCAATGCCCGCTCCGTAGCTTGGCGTTGATTCACGTCGGTGATCGTTCGGGGGTCCGGCACTCGTTGATCGATGCCGGTCACCATGCCGGGACTGGTGCCCCAGCTGACTTGCGGCGCGATGTCCTCGGCCTTCATCGTGACGGTCATATCGTAGGAGGCGTTCGTATCGGTCTTCAGATGTTGCCAGGCTTGCACGGCCTGTTCGAACAGTTTCCCTTTCGGAGCCAGGGGACGGTCCTTCACATAGGCGATGGTCTTTTCGTCCGGCGCGACCATGCCGGCTCGCGCGCCTGCCTCGATCGACATATTGCAGAGCGTCATGCGCCCTTCCATGCTGAGGGCGCGGATCGCCGAGCCAGTGTATTCGATGACATAGCCGGTTCCGCCGGCTGTGCCGATCTTTCCGATGATCGCGAGCGTGACGTCCTTCGCCGAACAAAGGTTCGACAGGACTCCGTCGACGCGAACCTCCATGGTTTTGGGTCGTTTCTGGACCAGGCATTGGGTGGCCAGCACATGTTCCACTTCGCTGGTGCCGATGCCGAAGGCCAAGGCGCCGAACGCGCCATGCGTCGAGGTATGGGAGTCGCCGCACACAATGGTCGTCCCCGGCAGGGTAAAGCCCTGTTCCGGCCCGATCACATGCACCACGCCTTGGCGGATATCGTTCATGCCGAAGAGGGTGATGCCGAAGTCGCGGCAATTTTCCTCCAGCGTCCGGATCTGTATCGCACTGAGGGGGTCGGCGATGCCCACGGACCGGTCGGTGGTCGGAACGTTGTGGTCCGGCACCGCCAAGGTGGCGCCGGGACGGCGCGGCTTGCGGCCTGAGAGTCTGAGTCCTTCGAACGCCTGCGGCGACGTGACTTCGTGGACCAGCTGGCGATCGATATAGAGCAGGGTAGTCCCGTCCGGCTCTGCGCGGACGACGTGAGATTCCCAGATTTTGTCAAATAGGGTCTGAGCGGCCATGGTGACTCCTCAATGATCGGTCTCTCTCGGATGGCACCTCCGGGAGGATCCATATTATACAGAGTCCTCCCCCGGTCTGTACAAGAGCGCTTGCTATAATTCTTGCGTTGAGCAGATGGACATGGTACCACCGCCTGGTCAGCTGGTAAGGGGTCCTGTCCCCTCGGCTACACCAGAGGATTCCCTGTGACATCTCAGGCCTGGACCGACCCCCCCGTCATTGAGTGGTCGCAACTGCTCCTCAACAGTTTTCGTCGCTGGACCGGGCGTGAACTGCTCGAACGAGTGGGCGACCCCGCGTACCAGGCCCATGCCCTCTTTCTCTCCCCATTCGTCGTTGTGTCGCATGGGGCGGAAGAGGATCCCCTGCTCAACTACGGGAACCAGATGGCCTTGGACCTGTGGGAGTTGCCTTGGGATCAATTCGTGCAAACGCCCTCCCGGCTCACCGCCGAACCGATCAATCGAGCCGAACGGGAATGGATGTTGGAGCAGGCCAAAGTCCGTGGCTACCTCGACACTTATCGAGGGGTGAGAATTACCTCAACGGGTCGCCGCTTTCTCGTCGATAACGCCAGGATCTGGAATGTCGTGGACGCACAGGGGCAGAGGGTGGGACAGGCGGCGAGTTTTTCACAATGGACCTGGCTGAACTGATCAGCCTGCAAGATGCTGAAAAAGTCCGCCAGCAGGGGGGATGGACCGGTGAGTCCCTTGTGCTCGCGCAACGCGCGGCCTCAGAAGGCCCTCGTTGGACGCGCGCAGCGGGGGCCTCTCCGGTCCATCATGAAATAACGTAAACGCGCATCTTGCGTTGTGCTTTGAGGGAGAGGGTGCTTAGTTCGCTGATTCGTCCGGGAGCCGTTCGAATCGTGGGCGCGGAAGACCTTCGATTGTCACGGTTTCCAGAAACATCGCCAGAGGCCGGACCCACAGTCCCCGCTCTCCGTAGAGGGCGCGATAGACGACCAGCTCTTCTTCCGTTTCCGAATGCCGCGCCACCCCGAGCACTTCGTACTCGTGGCCCTTCTTGTAATGTCGATAGCGACCA of the Nitrospirota bacterium genome contains:
- the corA gene encoding magnesium/cobalt transporter CorA, translated to MKLVQKRSEKTGLPPGTLVHIGEKKTDKVAITVFNYVGTRCDERQDVSLAALAPPTDESVAWVNVGGVHKMEILESFGKQFQLHPLLLEDIANTDQRPKLDEYETCLFLVMKMLSVTDRQEIIVEQVSLVLGRNFVLSFQENGTDVFKPVRDRLRGGKGRLRQSRADYLLYALVDAIVDQYFAVLEALGEKIEALQDLVVSDPKPETLRQIHALKRQLLFLRRAVWPLREATNNLSRSESPFLQESTKVFFRDVYDHVVQIVDTIETLREMVSASLDIYLSSISYRLNAVMKVLTIITTIFMPLTFIVGIYGMNFEHMPELQWEWGYPAVLGVMALVGAGMLLVFRKKRWL
- the leuD gene encoding 3-isopropylmalate dehydratase small subunit; the protein is MQAFTILTGLVAPLDRVNVDTDQIIPKQFLKTIKRTGLREGLFYDWRKQKDGSQDPMFFLNQPRFQSATILLTRDNFGCGSSREHAPWALLDQGFRCVIASSFADIFYNNCFQNGILPIVLKADEVLATMKDVLATPGYQLTVDLEKQTVTTPSGASYRFEIDPFRKDCLYRGLDSIGLTLQHEASIVSYETRRKTEAPWLFTDLRPQPGRA
- the leuC gene encoding 3-isopropylmalate dehydratase large subunit; translation: MAAQTLFDKIWESHVVRAEPDGTTLLYIDRQLVHEVTSPQAFEGLRLSGRKPRRPGATLAVPDHNVPTTDRSVGIADPLSAIQIRTLEENCRDFGITLFGMNDIRQGVVHVIGPEQGFTLPGTTIVCGDSHTSTHGAFGALAFGIGTSEVEHVLATQCLVQKRPKTMEVRVDGVLSNLCSAKDVTLAIIGKIGTAGGTGYVIEYTGSAIRALSMEGRMTLCNMSIEAGARAGMVAPDEKTIAYVKDRPLAPKGKLFEQAVQAWQHLKTDTNASYDMTVTMKAEDIAPQVSWGTSPGMVTGIDQRVPDPRTITDVNQRQATERALEYMGLIPNMPITDIKIDTVFIGSCTNSRIEDLRLAANLARGKSVATGVRAMVVPGSGLVKQQAEQEGLDRLFKDAGFEWREAGCSMCLAMNADVLQPGERCASTSNRNFEGRQGAGGRTHLVSPAMAVAAAVEGHFVDIRTWK
- a CDS encoding MEKHLA domain-containing protein is translated as MTSQAWTDPPVIEWSQLLLNSFRRWTGRELLERVGDPAYQAHALFLSPFVVVSHGAEEDPLLNYGNQMALDLWELPWDQFVQTPSRLTAEPINRAEREWMLEQAKVRGYLDTYRGVRITSTGRRFLVDNARIWNVVDAQGQRVGQAASFSQWTWLN
- a CDS encoding DUF1653 domain-containing protein, which codes for MVQPGRYRHYKKGHEYEVLGVARHSETEEELVVYRALYGERGLWVRPLAMFLETVTIEGLPRPRFERLPDESAN